From a region of the Panicum virgatum strain AP13 chromosome 2K, P.virgatum_v5, whole genome shotgun sequence genome:
- the LOC120660037 gene encoding glutamate--glyoxylate aminotransferase 1 yields the protein MARKPLDYDQLNENVKKVQYAVRGELYLRASELQKEGKKIIFTNVGNPHALGQKPLTFPRQVVALCQAPFLLDDPNVGLLFPADAIARAKHYLSLAPGGLGAYSDSRGIPGIRKEVADFIQRRDGYPSDPELIYLTDGASKGVMQMLNAIIRNERDGILVPVPQYPLYSAAISLFGGSLVPYYLEEEANWGLDFVSIRQTVAEARSKGITVRAMVIINPGNPTGQCLSEANIKELLQFCYHENLALLADEVYQQNIYQDERPFISARKVLFDMGPPLSREVQLVSFHTVSKGFWGECGQRGGYFEMTNLPPKTVDEIYKVASIALSPNVPGQIFMGVMVNPPKPGDISYLKFAAESKSILESMRRRARMMTDGFNSCRNVVCNFTEGAMYSFPQIRLPPRAIEAAKRAGKVPDVFYCLKLLEATGISTVPGSGFGQKEGVFHLRTTILPAEEDFPAIMSSFKKFNDSFMEQYESYSRM from the exons ATGGCGAGGAAGCCGCTGGACTACGATCAGCTGAACGAGAATGTCAAGAAGGTGCAGTACGCGGTGCGCGGGGAGCTCTACCTCCGCGCCTCCGAGCTCCAGAAGGAGGGCAAGAAGATCATCTTCACCAACGTCGGCAACCCGCACGCCCTCGGACAGAAGCCGCTCACCTTCCCCCGCCAG GTGGTGGCTCTCTGTCAGGCTCCGTTCCTGCTCGATGATCCCAACGTCGGCCTCTTGTTCCCGGCGGATGCCATCGCGCGGGCCAAGCACTACCTCTCCCTGGCTCCCGGCGGTTTAG GTGCTTACAGTGATTCCCGTGGTATCCCTGGAATTAGGAAGGAGGTTGCTGACTTCATCCAGAGGCGTGATGGATATCCGAG TGATCCAGAACTCATTTACTTGACAGATGGTGCTAGCAAAGGTGTGATGCAGATGTTGAATGCCATTATCAGAAACGAGAGAGATGGG ATTTTGGTCCCTGTTCCTCAATACCCACTTTATTCTGCTGCCATTTCCCTCTTTGGTGGCTCCCTGGTCCCGTACTACTTGGAAGAAGAGGCTAACTGGGGCCTTGACTTTGTCAGTATCCGACAGACAGTGGCGGAGGCACGGTCAAAGGGAATCACT GTTCGAGCAATGGTGATCATCAATCCGGGAAATCCCACTGGCCAATGCCTTAGTGAAGCAAATATAAAGGAACTTCTGCAATTTTGCTACCATGAAAACTTAGCTCTGCTTGCAGATGAAGTGTATCAACAGAACATTTATCAAGATGAGCGCCCGTTTATAAGCGCAAGAAAG GTTTTGTTTGACATGGGTCCACCACTAAGCAGGGAAGTTCAGCTTGTTTCTTTCCACACTGTGTCCAAGGGGTTCTGGGGAGAATGTGGACAACGTGGTGGATACTTTGAAATGACAAATCTTCCCCCAAAG ACAGTAGACGAGATCTACAAGGTTGCATCAATAGCACTGAGCCCGAATGTTCCTGGGCAAATTTTT ATGGGAGTGATGGTTAACCCTCCAAAACCTGGTGATATCTCTTACCTGAAGTTTGCTGCTGAAAG CAAGTCCATCCTAGAGTCTATGAGGAGGAGAGCACGCATGATGACAGATGGTTTCAACAGTTGCCGAAATGTCGTGTGTAATTTCACAGAAG GAGCTATGTACTCTTTCCCCCAAATACGCCTGCCACCAAGAGCGATTGAGGCAGCGAAAAGAGCCGGCAAAGTACCAGATGTTTTCTACTGCCTCAAGCTTCTGGAAGCAACCGGAATTTCCACTGTTCCGGGTTCTGGTTTTGGTCAGAAGGAAGG GGTGTTCCACCTCCGGACAACTATCCTTCCTGCTGAGGAAGACTTCCCTGCCATCATGTCGAGCTTCAAGAAGTTCAACGACTCATTCATGGAGCAATACGAGAGCTACTCCAGGATGTGA
- the LOC120660047 gene encoding GTPase activating protein 1-like, translated as MDGLAGLLKVRVVRGINLAYRDARGSDPYVVLRLGKKKLKTSVKKRSVNPIWHEELTLTVTNSSEPLKLEVFDKDTFSRDDPMGDAEIDVAPLMEVVNMNPEDIRNGAIIKSVRPSTRNCLADESHVCWRNGRFVQDMILRLKNVESGEIQLQLQWVNISGAN; from the exons ATGGACGGATTGGCTGGCCTCTTGAAAGTGCGGGTGGTTCGTGGGATCAACCTAGCCTACCGCGATGCAAGAGGCAGCGATCCATATGTTGTCCTACGACTTGGCAAGAAG AAACTGAAGACAAGTGTGAAGAAGAGATCTGTCAATCCCATCTGGCATGAAGAGCTAACTTTGACGGTCACAAATTCCAGTGAACCACTTAAGCTC GAGGTGTTTGACAAGGACACTTTCAGCAGAGATGACCCTATGGGAGACGCAGAGATCGATGTAGCACCCTTGATGGAAGTTGTAAATATGAACCCGGAGGACATTAGGAACGGCGCCATCATAAAGTCTGTCCGACCAAGCACCCGGAATTGCCTTGCAGATGAGAGCCATGTTTGCTGGAGGAACGGTAGGTTTGTCCAAGACATGATTCTCCGGCTGAAGAACGTTGAGAGTGGAGAGATACAGCTCCAGCTGCAATGGGTAAACATTTCTGGTGCCAATTAA